Proteins co-encoded in one Flavivirga eckloniae genomic window:
- a CDS encoding DUF937 domain-containing protein, with protein sequence MSGILDLLNSDLGKTIISGVAGQTGQDESKTGSVLTMALPVLMQAMKRNTATPQGADGLLNALNNKHDGSILDNLGGLFSGGVDNNVLNDGGKILGHVLGGKQQHVENALSQKSGMDTGSVAQILKVAAPILMGFLGKQSRQQNVSNSGGVESLLGGLLGGSSSKQEQSFLESILDADGDGSVIDDVAGMVLGGNKKKGGLGGLLGGLFGGK encoded by the coding sequence ATGTCAGGAATTTTAGACTTATTAAACAGCGACCTAGGAAAAACCATTATTAGTGGTGTAGCAGGTCAAACGGGGCAAGACGAAAGTAAAACAGGAAGTGTACTAACAATGGCTTTGCCTGTATTAATGCAGGCCATGAAACGCAATACAGCCACACCTCAAGGAGCAGATGGTCTGCTTAATGCTTTAAACAACAAACACGACGGTAGCATTTTAGATAATCTGGGGGGATTATTTAGTGGTGGTGTAGACAACAATGTATTAAACGATGGCGGAAAAATATTGGGCCATGTATTAGGCGGTAAACAACAGCATGTTGAAAATGCTCTAAGTCAGAAATCCGGCATGGATACTGGATCTGTAGCCCAAATACTAAAAGTTGCTGCCCCAATTTTAATGGGCTTTTTAGGCAAGCAAAGTAGACAACAAAACGTGAGCAACTCTGGTGGCGTGGAAAGCTTACTAGGCGGATTACTTGGTGGTAGTTCCTCTAAACAAGAACAAAGCTTTTTGGAATCTATTCTCGATGCAGATGGCGACGGTAGTGTTATTGACGATGTAGCAGGTATGGTACTTGGTGGTAATAAAAAGAAGGGCGGTCTTGGCGGATTGCTAGGCGGACTTTTCGGAGGTAAATAA
- a CDS encoding type 1 periplasmic binding fold superfamily protein → MDTLKNNLKSTFLILLSTFIFTGCSDDDNPVVVIQEEVITTLTATLVPEGGGTTITFKSLDLDGKDGPNPPVITVSGDLLADTTYNGSMEILNETESPAEDVTEEIKTLDEEHQFFFQATNSLATFTYVDFDSDSKPLGLEFTLKTSATPGSGTITITLRHEPNKSASGVSDGDIANAGGETDVQAIFPIIVK, encoded by the coding sequence ATGGATACATTAAAAAATAATTTAAAAAGTACATTTTTAATCTTATTATCAACTTTTATATTTACTGGATGTTCAGATGATGATAACCCAGTAGTTGTTATTCAAGAAGAGGTCATAACAACTTTAACAGCAACCTTAGTTCCTGAAGGAGGAGGAACTACTATAACTTTTAAAAGCCTAGATTTAGATGGTAAAGACGGACCTAATCCTCCTGTGATTACAGTATCTGGAGATTTACTTGCTGATACTACATATAATGGAAGTATGGAGATATTAAACGAAACCGAATCTCCAGCTGAGGATGTTACTGAGGAAATTAAAACGTTAGACGAAGAGCATCAATTTTTCTTTCAGGCAACAAATAGCCTAGCTACATTCACTTATGTTGATTTTGATAGTGATAGTAAGCCGTTAGGGTTAGAATTTACATTAAAGACTTCAGCAACTCCTGGTTCGGGAACGATTACCATTACATTACGTCATGAGCCTAATAAAAGTGCTAGCGGCGTTAGCGATGGTGATATAGCCAATGCTGGCGGAGAAACAGATGTACAAGCTATCTTCCCTATTATTGTTAAGTAG
- a CDS encoding TonB-dependent receptor: protein MKYYILIVACCFINIVHSQNCDSRFYGEVHDFHDGSPIIAATIYIETLNKYTTTDIDGKFSIANLCDGKLIVSVSHLGCETKRLEIQISGDSFYVINLEHHIEELNEVKVEGKTITKLTKTSQETLLKTDAIERFSAFSLGDALKQVSGVSSINTGNSIVKPVINGLHSSRIIVMTNGVRLQDQEWGIEHAPNIDLNTVGSVNVIKGADALAYGGDAIGGVIVLQPSNVSLKDSLYGKTIGSGHTNGRGFSLNSSLTKTYKKGWYLGAQATVKRFGDFEAPDYNLTNTGLNSKGFSIKSGYKTFERGFNVYYSYLNNDIAILKSSHIGSIEDLVNAINSQQPLVIEDFSYTIEAPRQDVTHQIIKADFYKRFKKFGRLQVQYDFQNNQRFEYDIRVGDDRDKPAIDLTLKTHTIRTNLKVDSKSDRTYKFGLNVGYQNNFANPETGVRRLIPDYDKYDAGAFAISDFRLSDKTNLNFGLRYDFSRIDAKKFYLTSRWEERNYDADFSNIVIDDLGTQLLTNPVFDYHNVSASAGIAYEMNDNDSFMFNYGLSNRAPNPSELFSDGLHHSAARIELGDLRMKQETSNRISGTYKYNRNALSINLEAFYNHINDYIFIEPTGTELTIRGAFPVWSYNQTNASLLGLDVTANYKFNEHWLFNNKSSFIKGRDLTKKQALIDIPSFKTVNILGYSNKKWLQLNTELQSELVLRQNEFPDNNFDVYIPTIDSEVLLDISSPPPTYHLLHFQSDITLNLSKQTNLNIGLNITNIFNTSYREYLNRLRYFADDLGRNIMLQIKFNY, encoded by the coding sequence ATGAAATATTATATATTGATTGTGGCTTGTTGTTTCATCAACATAGTTCATTCTCAAAACTGTGATTCCAGATTTTATGGAGAAGTTCATGATTTTCATGATGGTTCTCCTATTATAGCTGCCACCATTTACATTGAAACACTAAACAAATACACCACGACAGATATCGATGGGAAATTTTCTATTGCAAACCTTTGTGATGGAAAATTAATCGTCTCAGTATCGCATTTGGGTTGTGAAACAAAACGATTAGAAATTCAAATTAGTGGTGATTCGTTTTATGTTATAAATTTAGAACATCATATAGAAGAACTCAACGAAGTTAAAGTTGAGGGGAAAACAATTACTAAATTAACTAAAACATCACAAGAAACACTGTTAAAAACAGATGCTATTGAACGTTTCAGTGCTTTTAGCTTAGGCGATGCATTAAAACAAGTTAGTGGAGTATCTTCTATAAATACAGGCAATTCAATTGTAAAACCTGTTATTAATGGTTTGCACAGCAGTAGAATAATAGTGATGACAAATGGTGTTCGTTTGCAAGATCAAGAGTGGGGTATTGAACACGCTCCAAATATTGATTTAAACACTGTAGGAAGTGTTAATGTAATTAAAGGAGCTGATGCTCTGGCTTACGGTGGAGATGCTATTGGTGGTGTTATTGTTTTGCAACCCTCTAATGTTAGTTTAAAAGATTCACTTTACGGAAAAACAATTGGTAGTGGCCATACTAATGGTAGAGGCTTTAGCTTAAATTCGTCTTTAACAAAAACCTACAAAAAAGGTTGGTATCTAGGTGCACAGGCAACTGTAAAACGTTTTGGTGATTTTGAAGCGCCAGATTATAACCTTACCAATACTGGATTAAACTCAAAAGGGTTTTCAATTAAATCTGGTTATAAAACATTTGAACGAGGTTTCAATGTCTATTACAGTTATTTGAATAATGACATAGCAATATTAAAATCATCTCATATTGGGAGCATTGAAGATTTGGTAAATGCAATTAATAGTCAACAACCATTGGTGATTGAAGATTTTAGTTATACTATCGAAGCACCACGACAAGATGTTACACATCAAATTATTAAAGCCGATTTTTATAAACGGTTTAAAAAATTTGGACGTTTACAAGTGCAATATGATTTTCAAAATAATCAACGCTTTGAGTATGATATTCGAGTTGGGGATGATAGAGATAAACCTGCAATTGACTTGACTTTAAAAACACACACCATTAGAACAAATTTAAAAGTTGATTCTAAAAGCGATAGAACTTATAAATTTGGGCTGAATGTAGGATATCAAAACAATTTTGCAAATCCTGAGACTGGTGTTAGGCGCTTGATTCCTGATTACGATAAATATGATGCTGGTGCATTTGCTATTTCAGATTTTAGATTAAGCGACAAAACCAATTTAAATTTTGGGCTTCGTTATGATTTTAGTCGTATAGACGCTAAAAAATTCTACCTGACAAGTCGTTGGGAAGAACGAAATTATGATGCAGACTTTAGTAACATTGTTATTGATGATTTAGGAACCCAATTGCTTACCAATCCTGTGTTCGATTATCATAACGTATCAGCTTCTGCTGGAATAGCTTACGAAATGAATGATAATGATTCATTTATGTTTAACTATGGATTATCCAATAGAGCTCCAAATCCTTCAGAGTTATTTAGTGATGGCTTACATCATTCTGCCGCTAGGATTGAGTTGGGTGATCTACGTATGAAGCAAGAAACATCAAACAGAATTTCTGGAACATATAAATATAACAGAAATGCATTATCAATAAACCTTGAAGCATTTTACAATCATATTAACGATTATATTTTTATAGAACCAACAGGAACCGAGTTAACCATTCGTGGTGCATTTCCTGTTTGGAGTTATAATCAAACGAATGCCTCGTTATTAGGTTTGGATGTTACTGCTAATTATAAGTTCAACGAACACTGGTTGTTTAATAATAAATCGTCCTTTATTAAAGGACGAGATTTAACAAAAAAACAAGCTTTGATTGATATACCATCATTCAAAACAGTTAATATTTTAGGTTATTCAAATAAAAAATGGTTACAGCTTAATACTGAATTACAAAGTGAATTAGTTTTAAGACAAAATGAGTTTCCAGATAACAACTTTGATGTTTATATACCTACAATAGATAGTGAGGTCTTATTGGATATTAGTTCGCCGCCACCAACCTATCATTTATTGCATTTTCAGAGTGATATAACTCTAAATTTATCAAAACAAACAAACCTGAATATAGGTTTAAATATTACTAACATTTTTAATACTTCTTACAGAGAATATCTTAACCGACTAAGATATTTTGCCGATGATTTAGGAAGAAATATTATGTTACAAATAAAGTTCAATTATTAA
- a CDS encoding DUF6146 family protein, translating to MKKVIYIVFLAVFVFNCNTYKPTAPHKNESEKALAEVNNDTVVIANDKLEYEITIIEPGFNTWLVSVAKPEGFYSQQYLESRNNIYVTEWNQRVLQPQRYNPNLYELQINYEPDIDYGYDVNYKLFNYFVYFQLNYNQRLGGFVPRI from the coding sequence ATGAAAAAAGTTATTTACATAGTATTTCTGGCTGTATTTGTTTTTAATTGTAATACCTACAAACCCACAGCACCTCACAAAAATGAATCTGAAAAAGCTTTGGCAGAAGTAAACAACGATACTGTTGTTATTGCCAATGATAAATTAGAGTATGAAATTACCATTATAGAACCTGGTTTTAATACCTGGTTAGTAAGCGTGGCCAAACCAGAAGGTTTTTATTCGCAGCAATATCTGGAAAGCAGAAACAATATTTATGTAACAGAATGGAACCAACGCGTACTTCAACCGCAACGCTACAACCCTAATTTATACGAACTACAAATTAATTATGAACCCGATATTGATTATGGTTACGATGTTAATTATAAACTCTTTAACTACTTCGTTTACTTTCAGTTAAATTATAATCAACGATTAGGAGGATTCGTTCCCAGAATTTAA
- a CDS encoding Crp/Fnr family transcriptional regulator has protein sequence MTFLEFYSTVLNIPKPSYEDFLFPLKKGFFKKGKIFTDYGEVEDSLYFMNKGIAEIAIKSYMSEKVIDFFFENDFFCCYTSFLNQKPGDVRVVALMDCEVEIIKREDMLQAYEHSLDLNKFGRIMTEHGYIRKSDREKSLLAKTAEERYVEMFKGKPDYISNIPVNKIAKYLGIHPESLSRIRKKLNS, from the coding sequence ATGACTTTTCTAGAATTTTATAGTACCGTTTTGAATATTCCTAAGCCATCATATGAAGATTTCCTTTTTCCTTTAAAAAAAGGTTTTTTTAAAAAAGGAAAGATCTTTACCGATTACGGAGAGGTAGAAGACTCTTTGTATTTTATGAACAAAGGTATAGCTGAAATTGCTATAAAAAGCTATATGTCTGAAAAAGTAATCGACTTCTTTTTTGAAAATGATTTTTTTTGTTGTTATACTTCTTTTCTGAATCAAAAACCCGGAGATGTACGAGTTGTGGCATTAATGGATTGCGAAGTAGAAATTATTAAACGCGAAGACATGCTACAGGCTTACGAGCATTCGTTAGATTTAAATAAGTTTGGAAGAATTATGACTGAACATGGTTATATAAGAAAGTCAGATAGGGAAAAGTCACTTTTAGCAAAAACAGCTGAAGAGCGCTATGTTGAAATGTTTAAGGGCAAACCCGATTATATATCTAATATTCCGGTTAATAAAATAGCTAAATACTTAGGGATTCACCCTGAAAGTTTAAGCAGAATTAGAAAGAAATTAAATTCTTAA
- the serC gene encoding 3-phosphoserine/phosphohydroxythreonine transaminase — protein MKKHNFSAGPCILPPEVLLKASQAVVDLDNSGLSLIEISHRSKAFVDIMEKARALALELLGLEGKGYKALFLQGGASTQFLMVALNLLEKRAGYLNSGTWAAKSIKEAKIYDDIYEVASSKDANYNYIPKGYDIPSDYDYFHCTSNNTIFGTQMKAFPKCDIPLICDMSSDIFSRTLDFSQFDLIYAGAQKNMGPAGTTLVVIKEDVLGKVSRKIPSMMDYKVHLSKGSMFNTPPVFAVYTSMLTLEWLKNLGGIAAIEKENEKKARLMYSEIDLNPLFKGFATKEDRSEMNATFTLENENLKETFETMLKEAGINGLNGHRSVGGYRASMYNALPLDSVKVLVEVMSELESKA, from the coding sequence ATGAAGAAACATAATTTTAGCGCAGGTCCATGTATTTTACCTCCAGAAGTATTACTTAAAGCTTCTCAAGCAGTTGTAGATTTAGATAACAGTGGCTTATCTTTAATTGAAATTTCGCATAGAAGTAAAGCTTTTGTCGATATTATGGAAAAAGCCAGAGCATTGGCTTTAGAATTGCTTGGCCTAGAAGGCAAGGGCTACAAAGCTTTGTTTTTACAAGGTGGTGCCAGTACCCAATTTTTAATGGTTGCTTTAAATCTTTTAGAAAAAAGAGCAGGATATTTAAACTCTGGTACTTGGGCTGCTAAATCCATTAAAGAAGCTAAAATTTATGACGACATCTACGAAGTAGCTTCTTCGAAAGATGCTAACTATAATTACATTCCTAAAGGTTACGATATTCCTTCAGATTACGATTATTTTCACTGTACATCAAACAATACGATTTTCGGAACTCAAATGAAGGCATTCCCTAAATGCGACATTCCGCTAATATGTGATATGAGTAGTGATATTTTTTCTCGTACACTTGATTTTTCTCAATTCGATTTAATTTACGCAGGTGCTCAAAAAAATATGGGACCAGCTGGAACAACGCTTGTAGTAATTAAAGAAGATGTTCTTGGAAAAGTATCTCGTAAAATTCCATCAATGATGGATTACAAGGTACACCTAAGCAAAGGCAGTATGTTTAATACACCTCCTGTATTTGCTGTTTACACATCTATGTTAACTTTAGAATGGTTAAAAAACCTTGGAGGTATTGCTGCCATTGAAAAAGAAAACGAAAAGAAAGCACGCTTAATGTATTCTGAAATCGATCTAAATCCATTATTCAAAGGATTCGCAACTAAAGAAGATCGTTCTGAGATGAATGCGACGTTTACTTTAGAAAACGAAAACTTAAAAGAAACTTTCGAAACAATGCTTAAAGAAGCCGGAATTAATGGTTTAAATGGTCATAGAAGTGTTGGTGGATACAGAGCTTCAATGTACAATGCTTTACCCCTAGACAGCGTAAAAGTATTGGTTGAAGTTATGAGTGAATTAGAAAGTAAAGCTTAA
- a CDS encoding acyl-CoA reductase, giving the protein MKLQERINAFVKLGEFLSQFSNEVIVKKDNVEHNDTFFDGFKHQLKLTEEHNGWFTQENIRFSLQGWAESLTPDNLNTWLKPYQINTVEPKQVAIIMAGNIPLVGFHDFLSVLISGHHVLVKQSSNDKHLLPYLAKYLEFVEPEFKGTITFTEDKIEGFDAVIATGSNNTARYFEHYFKNKPSIIRNNRNSVAVLTGNESKEELKALSEDIFRYYGLGCRNVSKLFLPKNYNFDAFFEAMYHWHPIIDKAKYANNYDYNKAVYLMSEFDMLENGFLMIKEDKSYASPIATVFYEFYDSTEQLKEKLDREKQQIQCVVSNGFIENEIAFGATQKPLLWDYADSVDSVEFLLAI; this is encoded by the coding sequence ATGAAATTACAAGAAAGAATTAACGCTTTTGTAAAATTAGGAGAATTTTTAAGTCAATTTTCTAACGAAGTTATTGTAAAAAAAGATAATGTTGAACACAACGATACTTTTTTTGATGGTTTTAAACACCAACTAAAATTAACCGAAGAGCATAACGGCTGGTTTACACAGGAAAACATTAGGTTTTCACTCCAAGGTTGGGCAGAATCTTTAACGCCAGATAATCTAAACACTTGGTTAAAGCCATATCAAATTAACACTGTAGAACCTAAACAGGTTGCCATTATTATGGCCGGTAACATTCCTTTGGTAGGGTTTCATGATTTTTTATCGGTACTTATTTCCGGGCATCATGTTTTAGTAAAACAATCATCAAACGACAAGCACCTGCTCCCCTATCTGGCTAAGTATTTAGAATTTGTTGAACCGGAATTTAAAGGAACTATAACGTTTACTGAGGACAAAATAGAAGGGTTTGATGCGGTAATTGCAACGGGAAGCAATAATACTGCACGTTATTTTGAGCATTACTTTAAAAACAAACCATCCATTATAAGAAACAATAGAAACTCTGTAGCAGTACTTACTGGTAATGAGTCCAAAGAAGAACTAAAAGCGCTTTCTGAAGATATTTTTAGATACTACGGATTAGGGTGCAGAAACGTATCTAAACTATTTCTTCCAAAAAACTACAATTTTGACGCGTTTTTTGAAGCCATGTACCATTGGCATCCCATTATTGATAAAGCAAAATACGCCAACAATTACGATTATAACAAAGCGGTATATTTAATGAGTGAATTTGACATGTTGGAAAATGGCTTTTTAATGATAAAAGAAGATAAAAGTTATGCCTCGCCTATCGCTACAGTGTTTTATGAATTTTATGATTCTACCGAGCAGTTGAAAGAAAAATTAGACCGTGAAAAACAGCAAATTCAATGTGTTGTTTCTAACGGATTTATTGAAAATGAAATCGCATTTGGTGCCACACAAAAACCACTTCTTTGGGATTATGCGGATAGTGTTGATTCTGTTGAATTTTTGTTAGCAATTTGA
- a CDS encoding D-2-hydroxyacid dehydrogenase codes for MKVLANDGISQSGIDALEKGGFEVITTTVAQEQLINYINEKDITVLLVRSATTVRKDLIDACPNLKIIGRGGVGMDNIDVEYAKEKGLSVINTPAASSHSVAELVFGHLFGLARFLHNSNREMPLEGDSNFKGLKKAYAKGTELKGKTLGVLGFGRIGQATAKVAIGAGMKVVAFDPFMDEANLELDFFDGQKLNFNIKTISKEDVLKQADFLTLHVPAQEGYVIGKPELEIMKEGAILVNAARGGVVDEVALVEAISSGKIARAALDVFEKEPKPEIQLLMNPALSLTPHTGAATNEAQDRIGTELAEQIMSILK; via the coding sequence ATGAAAGTATTAGCAAACGACGGTATTTCACAAAGTGGAATTGATGCCTTGGAAAAAGGTGGTTTTGAAGTCATCACAACTACAGTAGCTCAAGAGCAATTAATTAACTACATAAACGAAAAAGACATCACTGTTTTATTAGTTCGTAGTGCAACTACAGTACGTAAAGACTTAATTGACGCTTGTCCAAACTTAAAAATTATCGGACGAGGTGGTGTTGGTATGGATAATATCGATGTTGAATACGCCAAAGAAAAAGGGCTAAGTGTTATTAACACCCCTGCTGCATCTTCTCATTCGGTTGCAGAATTAGTATTCGGGCACTTATTCGGATTGGCTCGTTTTTTACATAATTCAAACAGAGAAATGCCTTTAGAAGGAGATTCCAACTTTAAAGGTTTAAAGAAAGCTTATGCCAAAGGAACAGAACTAAAAGGAAAAACGTTAGGTGTTTTAGGATTTGGCCGTATTGGTCAAGCTACTGCAAAAGTAGCTATTGGAGCCGGTATGAAAGTTGTTGCTTTCGATCCTTTTATGGACGAAGCAAATTTAGAATTAGACTTTTTTGATGGACAAAAATTAAACTTCAATATTAAAACTATTTCTAAAGAAGATGTTTTAAAACAAGCCGATTTTTTAACATTACACGTTCCTGCACAAGAGGGCTATGTTATTGGCAAACCTGAATTAGAAATCATGAAAGAAGGAGCCATTCTTGTTAATGCTGCTCGTGGTGGTGTTGTAGACGAAGTTGCTCTAGTTGAAGCGATCTCTAGCGGAAAAATTGCAAGAGCTGCTCTAGATGTTTTTGAAAAAGAACCAAAGCCAGAAATTCAATTATTAATGAATCCTGCGTTGTCGTTAACACCGCATACAGGTGCTGCAACAAACGAAGCTCAAGATAGAATTGGTACAGAATTGGCCGAACAAATCATGAGTATCTTAAAATAA
- a CDS encoding DUF6787 family protein, with product MKKLKERWGIEHNWQLLFPFLGLIGLAYSAFKVSLLFVDSSQTLYMLVIGIIAFFLLLKLTLFIFSKLENKWEVNYRWEMINIFLVFAITGSSSVFVSKPIIKLIGITKENLPSTLYWTLYIVIGFIFYQILLVLVGWLFGQYKFFWNFEKKMLRRLGLKRFID from the coding sequence GTGAAAAAATTAAAAGAGCGTTGGGGTATTGAGCACAACTGGCAACTTCTATTTCCTTTTCTAGGATTAATAGGTTTAGCCTATTCTGCTTTTAAAGTATCTCTATTATTTGTTGATAGTTCTCAAACATTGTACATGCTAGTAATTGGTATAATTGCTTTTTTCCTTTTACTAAAGCTAACACTTTTTATTTTTTCCAAACTGGAAAACAAATGGGAAGTGAATTATAGGTGGGAAATGATAAACATTTTTCTTGTATTTGCAATTACAGGATCGTCATCTGTGTTTGTTAGTAAACCAATAATCAAATTAATTGGGATTACTAAAGAAAACCTTCCATCGACACTGTATTGGACGTTGTATATAGTAATTGGTTTTATCTTTTACCAAATACTTCTTGTTCTTGTAGGATGGCTATTCGGACAGTACAAGTTCTTTTGGAACTTTGAAAAGAAGATGCTCCGCAGATTAGGCTTAAAACGCTTTATTGATTAA
- a CDS encoding Crp/Fnr family transcriptional regulator, producing the protein MTFLEFYSTVLNIPIPTYEDFFFPVKKVFFKKGAVFTDYGEVEDSLYFMNRGIAEIVIKSYMSEKVIDFFFEKEFFCCFTSFLNQKPGDVRVSALMDCEVEIIKHEDLAQAYEHSLDLNKFGRIMTEHGYIRKSNREKALLTKTAEERYVEMFKGKPDYISNIPVNKIAKYLGIHPESLSRIRKKLNS; encoded by the coding sequence ATGACTTTTCTAGAATTTTATAGTACCGTTTTAAATATTCCGATACCAACCTATGAGGATTTCTTTTTTCCTGTAAAAAAAGTTTTTTTTAAAAAAGGAGCGGTCTTTACCGATTACGGAGAGGTGGAAGACTCTTTGTATTTTATGAACAGAGGTATAGCAGAAATTGTCATAAAAAGTTACATGTCTGAAAAAGTAATCGACTTCTTTTTTGAAAAAGAATTTTTTTGTTGCTTTACTTCTTTTCTGAATCAAAAACCCGGAGATGTGCGGGTTTCGGCATTAATGGATTGCGAAGTAGAAATTATTAAGCATGAAGATCTGGCTCAAGCTTATGAACATTCGTTAGATTTAAATAAGTTTGGGAGAATTATGACAGAACATGGTTATATAAGAAAATCCAATAGAGAAAAAGCCCTTTTAACAAAAACAGCCGAAGAGCGTTATGTTGAAATGTTTAAGGGCAAACCCGATTACATATCTAACATCCCAGTTAATAAAATAGCTAAATATTTAGGGATTCACCCAGAAAGCTTAAGTAGAATTAGAAAGAAATTAAATTCTTAA
- a CDS encoding 4Fe-4S dicluster domain-containing protein, whose translation MAIIITDECINCGACEPECPNTAIYEGADDWRYKDGTSLEGAVVLTNGNEVDADEAQEPISDEVYYIVPDKCTECKGFHDEPQCAAVCPVDCCVPDEDVVETEDELLAKQRFMHPDG comes from the coding sequence ATGGCAATTATTATAACAGACGAATGTATAAATTGTGGCGCTTGCGAACCAGAGTGCCCAAATACAGCAATATATGAAGGCGCCGACGATTGGCGATACAAAGACGGTACCAGTTTAGAGGGTGCTGTTGTATTAACAAATGGTAACGAAGTTGATGCAGACGAGGCTCAAGAGCCTATAAGTGATGAGGTTTATTACATTGTTCCAGATAAGTGTACGGAATGTAAAGGGTTTCATGATGAGCCACAATGTGCGGCTGTTTGTCCAGTAGATTGTTGTGTGCCGGATGAAGACGTTGTAGAGACAGAAGACGAGTTATTGGCTAAACAACGTTTTATGCATCCTGACGGTTAA